The following are encoded together in the Bactrocera neohumeralis isolate Rockhampton chromosome 6, APGP_CSIRO_Bneo_wtdbg2-racon-allhic-juicebox.fasta_v2, whole genome shotgun sequence genome:
- the LOC126761645 gene encoding 39S ribosomal protein L2, mitochondrial, with protein MNNLTRLLASCTLNASRHQLLSNSGIVAAGVLVRGKCKVVEKPKPGAGQQFRRVVHYPEEYTIEPLKITHLAGRDPVSGRLVAKGIGGGIKQKFHWVKWVRDGPLEGPPQEERVIEIIDDGCRTAKVALVGVGNELKYILATENMKVGDLIRTSRFIPRIPVRPNEGDAYPLGALPVGTRIHNLEKNPGHPFHLIHAAGTFGTILRKFDDKVVVQLPSKREFAYDRTCMATVGRLSNVEHNKEHIGSAQRMRQLGNRPRSGLWKRKEGKHGRKIRKLPAMSLTSPPPQKKDEVINLTLNL; from the exons atgaataactTAACCCGTTTGTTGGCTAGTTGTACATTAAATGCTTCCCGTCATCAGCTATTAAGCAACAGCGGCATTGTGGCCGCTGGTGTTCTAGTTCGTGGGAAGTGTAAGGTGGTAGAGAAACCGAAACCAGGTGCTGGTCAGCAATTTCGACGTGTGGTGCACTACCCTGAAGAATACACCATAGAACCATTGAAAATCACTCATTTAGCAGGCCGCGATCCAGTGAGCGGACGCTTGGTGGCCAAAGGCATTGGTGGTGGAATAAAACAGAAATTCCATTGGGTAAAATGGGTACGGGATGGGCCGTTGGAAGGACCGCCACAAGAAGAACGAGTGATAGAAATAATCGATGATGGTTGTCGCACTGCAAAAGTGGCACTTGTTGGCGTAGGAAATGAACTCAAATATATATTAGCAACAGAAAATATGAAAGTGGGTGACCTCATAAGAACTTCTCGATTTATACCGCGTATACCTG TACGTCCAAATGAAGGCGATGCCTACCCCCTTGGAGCTTTACCAGTTGGTACACGCATACATAACCTAGAGAAGAATCCCGGTCATCCATTTCACTTGATACACGCCGCAGGTacttttggaacaattttaagaaaattcgaTGATAAAGTCGTGGTTCAGTTACCATCAAAACGTGAATTTGCATATGATCGTACATGTATGGCTACAGTTG gTCGCCTATCAAATGTTGAGCACAATAAAGAACATATTGGAAGCGCCCAACGAATGCGTCAACTCGGCAATCGCCCACGTTCCGGTTTGTGGAAACGAAAAGAAGGCAAACATGGCCGAAAGATACGCAAATTACCGGCAATGTCTCTCACATCACCGCCACCCCAAAAGAAAGACGAAGTTATTAATTTAACTTTGAATTTGTAA
- the LOC126761634 gene encoding forkhead box protein K1 isoform X3, which yields MEFFPHQQQPHTAQQVDDGSISGPATNINTTNSSNNNNNNINNVRSTNNTPPTSNTINSAATTDTVDAATVAIAKDMLQLHHGNGAILTNNNNNNTSNSSNNNNSSAALEVMNTSTSSNANTNSVVIAAGSGSSTTNSGVGPNVGANLNTNHPPAHASTAGNSGGGASNVLTAPDNALGFLKYDQELLYITEPCTIIGRNSSTSHVHFHVAENNLVSRKHFQVHYDGDARDFFVQCLSKNGIFVDDFLQRRNADPLRLPNSCYFRFPSTEIRIQFESFVHGGALNATGALTNSNNSGISYHNNSHNNVAALQNNSGIGGGGGGGGSGGCAQFIISPAPPDDHHHPHASSGPTPHASTHVSHHHQPHVSSSAVSSSTHLLPNMDNSNVYSPLKISIPKKEQKSPYLSPTGTISAANSCPASPRQGFHQNQANYNNYTNNNLQNQDLFQTPSTASYNHNEKPPYSYAQLIVQAISAAPDKQLTLSGIYSFIVKHYPYYRKETNKGWQNSIRHNLSLNRYFIKVARSQDEPGKGSFWRIDPDSGAKLIDHSYKKRRQRSSQGFRPTYGMPRSAPVSPSHMDNSRESSPLQDFVLQSAPGSPGMSIEQRAADGGNKSTSKR from the exons ATGGAATTCTTCccccaccaacaacaaccacatacAGCTCAGCAAGTAGATGACGGTTCTATATCCGGCCCGGCAACCAATATAAATACTACCaatagtagcaacaacaacaataacaacataaacAACGTTCGTAGCACAAACAATACCCCGCCCACCTCAAACACAATAAATAGTGCAGCAACAACGGACACCGTCGACGCTGCCACTGTAGCCATCGCCAAGGATATGCTCCAGTTGCATCATGGCAATGGTGCGATACtaacaaataataacaacaataacacgaGTAACagcagtaataataataatagtagcGCAGCCTTAGAGGTCATGAATACATCAACATCATCTAACGCCAACACCAATTCGGTAGTAATTGCAGCTGGTAGTGGCAGCAGTACAACCAATAGTGGTGTCGGGCCTAATGTAGGCGCCAATCTGAATACCAATCACCCACCTGCCCATGCCTCAACCGCCGGTAATTCGGGCGGCGGTGCATCAAACGTTTTAACAGCACCTGACAACGCGCTCGGCTTTCTAAAATACGACCAGGAATTGTTATACATCACCGAGCCATGTACTATTATTGGACGAAACTCATCAACATCGCATGTGCACTTTCATGTTGCCGAAAACAATTTGGTGTCAAGAAAGCATTTTCAGGTTCATTACGATGGAGATGCACGTGACTTTTTCGTACAGTGTCTAAGTAAAAATGGCATTTTCGTCGATGATTTTTTGCAACGACGAAATGCTGATCCGCTTCGATTACCTAACAG CTGTTACTTTCGCTTTCCCAGCACCGAGATTCGCATACAATTCGAGAGTTTCGTACATGGTGGCGCTTTAAATGCTACTGGCGCGCTAACTAACTCGAACAACAGTGGCATATCGTATCATAATAATAGTCACAACAATGTGGCTGCCCTGCAGAACAACAGTGGAATAGGAGgaggtggcggtggcggtgggAGCGGAGGTTGTGCTCAATTCATTATTTCGCCTGCGCCACCCGATGATCACCATCATCCGCATGCGTCGTCTGGACCAACACCGCATGCGTCCACACATGTATCTCATCACCATCAACCGCATGTGTCCTCTAGTGCAGTGTCATCGTCAACACATCTGCTGCCGAATATGGATAATTCAAATGTGTACTCACCACTAAAGATATCCATACCGAAGAAGGAGCAGAAAAGCCCATATCTATCACCAACTG gTACAATAAGTGCTGCTAATAGTTGTCCAGCCAGCCCCAGACAAGGTTTTCATCAGAACCAAGCCAATTACAACAACTATACCAACAACAATTTACAAAAC CAAGACCTATTCCAAACACCATCAACAGCTAGCTATAACCACAATGAGAAACCACCATATAGCTATGCTCAGTTGATTGTTCAAGCTATATCTGCAGCACCGGATAAACAATTGACACTTTCTggcatttattcatttatagTCAAGCATTATCCGTACTATCGTAAAGAAACAAACAAGGGTTGGCAAAACTCCATACGCCATAATCTCAGTTTGAATAG atatttcatTAAAGTTGCACGCTCTCAAGATGAGCCGGGCAAGGGCAGTTTCTGGCGTATTGATCCTGACAGTGGCGCCAAGTTGATTGATCACAGCTACAAGAAACGGCGTCAACGTAGCAGCCAAGGCTTTCGCCCAACATACGGCATGCCACGTTCGGCACCAGTCTCACCGAGTCATATGG ACAATTCGCGTGAGAGTTCACCACTGCAGGATTTCGTTTTGCAATCGGCCCCTGGATCGCCGGGCATGTCTATTGAGCAACGCGCAGCCGATGGTGGTAA
- the LOC126761646 gene encoding uncharacterized protein LOC126761646 has translation MAELPENLQIVKTEGPQIPETDAQPRRLIKERLNLHVKRRLQQEQEPQIQLQQTQIITHPSGNQTREIVTTAAPAPAAQQSPQSANVNVSSTVNDVTAPTSTSKRKEKQQQKEPAKTRRPYQKRTDKNTTKIQTQSLTQMQISAEDGGRSRKNKRHKAQGTLVGNAVPSSAGNAAHSASAGALCLSPCVEEGSGGGGDEMDGRDIYSRDKEKCPDILGMVLSGKKRALLQNSEVKEFLANIMSAFKN, from the coding sequence ATGGCCGAATTACCggaaaatttgcaaattgttAAGACAGAAGGACCACAAATACCGGAAACGGATGCACAGCCGCGTCGCCTTATTAAGGAGCGTCTAAATTTGCACGTGAAACGACGTCTCCAACAAGAACAGGAACCCCAAATACAACTGCAACAGACACAAATAATTACTCACCCTTCTGGGAATCAAACACGAGAAATAGTGACAACTGCAGCACCAGCACCAGCAGCACAACAATCACCACAATCAGCAAACGTGAACGTGAGTTCGACAGTAAACGACGTCACTGCGCCGACATCAACATCGAAAAGAAAAGAGAAACAACAACAGAAAGAACCAGCCAAAACACGCAGACCCTATCAAAAGCGAACGGACAAAAACACCACCAAAATACAAACACAATCGCTGACACAAATGCAAATAAGTGCTGAAGATGGCGGAAGAAGTCGCAAAAACAAACGTCACAAAGCACAGGGAACATTGGTAGGTAACGCAGTGCCATCGTCGGCTGGAAATGCAGCGCATAGTGCAAGCGCCGGTGCTTTATGTTTATCACCCTGCGTTGAGGAAGGTAGTGGCGGCGGTGGTGACGAAATGGACGGTCGAGATATATACTCCCGTGATAAAGAGAAATGCCCAGACATCTTAGGTATGGTTTTAAGTGGTAAAAAACGTGCTTTATTGCAGAATTCGGAAGTGAAGGAATTTTTAGCTAATATTATGTCCGCTTTTAAAAACTGA